The segment TTTTTAGCCTCAGTCTCTCATCGAAGACTTGTCCCAGTACAAACAAGCTGTAGCAGAAGAAGACTTCAGAGAGAAACAGCTGTCCACTCTGAGAGTGGACGTCTGCAGCACAGAGGCTCTGAAGAGACTCAAAGGTAGAACGTGGTCTAATTACACAGCACAATTATTGCATACATAATTATAGATCATCAACTAttgatgtatatatatatatatatatatatatatatatatatatttttttttttatttatttattttttttactttcagacAAGGCTGGGGGAAACAAATTTGCCAAGGATTTTGAGGAAGGTAGTCTGAAGCTGCAAGAGTTTGTGAGCTTTCTTGAGAAAGAGATGAAAAGGGGTCCTTCTCTGCTGGAGTCTTTGGGAAATGCAGACATTTTCTATGAGATGCAGTATAAAGAGGTCAAAATTGTGGCCAATGTAAGTACAACTCAGATGATGTGGATGTATCTAAAACAAATGATGATTGTTTATAACTATGCCCTTCTCAGGCCTATAGTGCCTTTGCCAACCGTGTGGccagtttaaaaagaaaactgGATTCTCTTAAGTCGACTTTACCTGGATCAGAGGACTCGCCCATCCCTTCACCCTCAGAGGATGCCCCCTCTCCCACGGGCTCAGAGTCTCCACTCCTGCCTCTGGGGTTGAACAGAGCTCAGGTTGACCCAGAACTGGACGGGAAAGCTATGGACGAATCCAATGACAATGCGGAAGATGAGATGGATGTATCTGATGAGGAGGCAGAGGGTTAGTGAGGAAACGTCATGTGCATGATTACATGTAGTAATAGTTACTCCCATTAActtattttcttctttgttcCTTCTTTCAAATGACCTTTTTCATTAGCAGAAAACAAGAAGGAAAAGGTGACCCCTGTTGTAGACACTGCAAAAATTCCTACAATTCCAACAAAAGGTTCAAAGAGTAATGCATCTGCTACTGGCACTGCCGGTACGAGCACCCCCACCTCCTCAAATGCTCCAGCCAACCCTCTTGGAGTCAACCTGGCCAAAGTGGACCTGGGGAAGATCAGCTCAATCCTCAATTCACTCACGTCGGCCATGAAGAGTACAAGTACGTTTGGGAAACATCTTATATTATAGGTTCAGTATGTATTCTCCTGTTAACTGGTTAAGTGTTAAACTGTTGTTTGAGCCTCCTGAACTGAATTATGTGCCTGTACTTGCAGCATTTATCTTGTCTTATatgaatattgtcatttgtttgctGTGAAATATATtccagtgtgtccagacttGAAGGATTTACATATGAGGCAACCCCCTCCCGGTTCTTAAATAAAACGTATTTTACTAATTACTGTCCTCTTTGTAGCAAGTCCAGCACTTAAGTCAACTCCAGGGACCCCCTCAACTCCATCGGGACAGTCATCGGCCTCAAAAACAGCTTCTCCAAGCCCCGCTCTTGCGAGCATCTTGTCCCGTGTTGACATCACTCCTGAAGGCATTTTAAATGctctttctaaaaaaaatacGTCAGGTGAATCTCAAATGGTTAAATATTCTAATATTtcaattattattgtttaattttAATACTGTCTTTATATGTTTGCAGGTTTGTCTTCTTTACTGCATAGTGTAACAAACAGCTCAGCTTCAGCCAGTCGCACATCTCCTCCAGTAAAACCATCCGTAAAAACACCAGTCACCCCAGCCCCCCCTAAAACCAAACCCTCTGTAAGCAGCATTGTCAAACGTGAAACTCCAGGACGAAACAAGGACAGAGACGGGCAGCTGTCTCCTCCTTCACCCTCACGAAGCATAGCTCCGCCCATGTCCACTCCCAGCTTAGAGTCCAAAATTAACAGCTTTTTGCAGGGTAATCCCAGCTTTAGTCTGGCCTTAGGTGATCTTAGTCCTGATGGAGTGGATGGGACCCCAGTTAGAGACGAGGCCGCGTGTACTCCCACTCAGGATGAGATGATGGACACTCCAGGAAGTGTTCCAGAGTCCTTAGGGTCGTCTGGAAGCCGCCCCCTCTCACCCACAGCCTATCGCGGTGAGCCCTGGGACGCTGTGATCACCCCATCTGGAAGCAACAGTGAGGGGGATGTTTTAGGCTCCTCTCGATTTGGAGCTGTGAAAAAGAGTCATACAAAACTGAAAGAGGAGGATGTTAGGACGCACACTACCTCGCTCTCTAGTAAAGAAGTGTTAAAGGGTAAGGGCGATGGACAGTCTGgttattataaaaacaaatctggaacagagagaagagtgtCTGCTGGGTCTCGTAAGGTGAGCACAGGCTCGGAGGATGGAAGTTTCAGTGGGAAAAGAGAGGCCAAAGCTCGGGGCGGGTCACCCAGGGAGGGTCAGTACCACCGCATTGAAACACTAGTGTCACCGTGCACTGAGGGGGCACCCATAGAAACTCTAGGTTACTCAAACAGGCCTCTCACTGGGGAACCCATCAGAACAGTAGAGAGTATTCGAGTGATTGATCGTGGGCCTCGGcgcgggggaggaggagggagccgCGGAGGGGGGGGCATGTGGTATGAA is part of the Periophthalmus magnuspinnatus isolate fPerMag1 chromosome 16, fPerMag1.2.pri, whole genome shotgun sequence genome and harbors:
- the rprd2b gene encoding regulation of nuclear pre-mRNA domain-containing protein 2 isoform X1, which produces MAAGAGAAGGQGARSSTATLESSLDRRFQGVSNTMESIQGLSAWCIENKKHHGQIVRSWMKWLKKSDNNHRLNLFYVANDVIQNCKRKNAIVFRSSFADVLPNAAQLIRDGKVRKSIERIFTIWEERSIYPAENIAQFKVSLNKKEEREKQKDKEKEKKKEKEKEREKEKEKTPLILSAPTTTKAALKSKILAEFTPQSLIEDLSQYKQAVAEEDFREKQLSTLRVDVCSTEALKRLKDKAGGNKFAKDFEEGSLKLQEFVSFLEKEMKRGPSLLESLGNADIFYEMQYKEVKIVANAYSAFANRVASLKRKLDSLKSTLPGSEDSPIPSPSEDAPSPTGSESPLLPLGLNRAQVDPELDGKAMDESNDNAEDEMDVSDEEAEAENKKEKVTPVVDTAKIPTIPTKGSKSNASATGTAGTSTPTSSNAPANPLGVNLAKVDLGKISSILNSLTSAMKSTTSPALKSTPGTPSTPSGQSSASKTASPSPALASILSRVDITPEGILNALSKKNTSGLSSLLHSVTNSSASASRTSPPVKPSVKTPVTPAPPKTKPSVSSIVKRETPGRNKDRDGQLSPPSPSRSIAPPMSTPSLESKINSFLQGNPSFSLALGDLSPDGVDGTPVRDEAACTPTQDEMMDTPGSVPESLGSSGSRPLSPTAYRGEPWDAVITPSGSNSEGDVLGSSRFGAVKKSHTKLKEEDVRTHTTSLSSKEVLKGKGDGQSGYYKNKSGTERRVSAGSRKVSTGSEDGSFSGKREAKARGGSPREGQYHRIETLVSPCTEGAPIETLGYSNRPLTGEPIRTVESIRVIDRGPRRGGGGGSRGGGGMWYEEEEYMDTQPPSPIAVAPTLSRNRRNSEEMAPALQLPLPPPPPPHPFLHLHPPPSHLLPPSHLPPPSHLPPSHPPPTHLPPPHPLPPQLPPQPHTLPPQPHFSIPYPHEAPPAPLHQHPPPTSPFFNAPMSIPRPPPPPLPQKPPTPPLHSPVPTAVMVGGVLIPVERPSPLSVPVRPEGPERGPERGSERGPPRAGKVGPRFMTSLLGEPPRLPRPGTVKEPFNLRMAPPLHRPGTPGVPPPLLGRVKEPPNLPPPLSSPPPTSTSPSPSPPNSPVNTASPVLPVPPSTTPSAEPPEQNSSEQKVPEQKVPEQKIPEQNIPEQNIPEQNVPEQKAPIGSPAPPRPKPPVSLMNLPRPLIMTEPIPQRPLVRGRLPPPSFRGFRGKRHGPPFGGPFYPPKRPFLPPRY
- the rprd2b gene encoding regulation of nuclear pre-mRNA domain-containing protein 2 isoform X2 produces the protein MAAGAGAAGGQGARSSTATLESSLDRRFQGVSNTMESIQGLSAWCIENKKHHGQIVRSWMKWLKKSDNNHRLNLFYVANDVIQNCKRKNAIVFRSSFADVLPNAAQLIRDGKVRKSIERIFTIWEERSIYPAENIAQFKVSLNKKEEREKQKDKEKEKKKEKEKEREKEKEKTPLILSAPTTTKAALKSKILAEFTPQSLIEDLSQYKQAVAEEDFREKQLSTLRVDVCSTEALKRLKDKAGGNKFAKDFEEGSLKLQEFVSFLEKEMKRGPSLLESLGNADIFYEMQYKEVKIVANAYSAFANRVASLKRKLDSLKSTLPGSEDSPIPSPSEDAPSPTGSESPLLPLGLNRAQVDPELDGKAMDESNDNAEDEMDVSDEEAEENKKEKVTPVVDTAKIPTIPTKGSKSNASATGTAGTSTPTSSNAPANPLGVNLAKVDLGKISSILNSLTSAMKSTTSPALKSTPGTPSTPSGQSSASKTASPSPALASILSRVDITPEGILNALSKKNTSGLSSLLHSVTNSSASASRTSPPVKPSVKTPVTPAPPKTKPSVSSIVKRETPGRNKDRDGQLSPPSPSRSIAPPMSTPSLESKINSFLQGNPSFSLALGDLSPDGVDGTPVRDEAACTPTQDEMMDTPGSVPESLGSSGSRPLSPTAYRGEPWDAVITPSGSNSEGDVLGSSRFGAVKKSHTKLKEEDVRTHTTSLSSKEVLKGKGDGQSGYYKNKSGTERRVSAGSRKVSTGSEDGSFSGKREAKARGGSPREGQYHRIETLVSPCTEGAPIETLGYSNRPLTGEPIRTVESIRVIDRGPRRGGGGGSRGGGGMWYEEEEYMDTQPPSPIAVAPTLSRNRRNSEEMAPALQLPLPPPPPPHPFLHLHPPPSHLLPPSHLPPPSHLPPSHPPPTHLPPPHPLPPQLPPQPHTLPPQPHFSIPYPHEAPPAPLHQHPPPTSPFFNAPMSIPRPPPPPLPQKPPTPPLHSPVPTAVMVGGVLIPVERPSPLSVPVRPEGPERGPERGSERGPPRAGKVGPRFMTSLLGEPPRLPRPGTVKEPFNLRMAPPLHRPGTPGVPPPLLGRVKEPPNLPPPLSSPPPTSTSPSPSPPNSPVNTASPVLPVPPSTTPSAEPPEQNSSEQKVPEQKVPEQKIPEQNIPEQNIPEQNVPEQKAPIGSPAPPRPKPPVSLMNLPRPLIMTEPIPQRPLVRGRLPPPSFRGFRGKRHGPPFGGPFYPPKRPFLPPRY